A stretch of Coccidioides posadasii str. Silveira chromosome 2, complete sequence DNA encodes these proteins:
- a CDS encoding uncharacterized protein (EggNog:ENOG410PRNJ~COG:D~BUSCO:15621at33183), whose protein sequence is MAATDAAPPQTEETPWYAAFPAPKLKADVISRTEILKWLPNKPATLDFVLVDVRRADHEGGTISGSLNLPAQSFYPSLPTVYSILKQANVKKVIFYCGSSKGRGTRAGGWLADYLAEHDSAGMQSLVLEGGIKGWVTAGEEYVKYVDGYDEAVWKKLGVL, encoded by the exons ATGGCCGCCACAGACGCAGCTCCTCCACAAACAGAGGAAACACCATGGTATGCCGCATTTCCGGCCCCCAAGCTTAAGGCCGACGTTATCTCCCGTACCGAAATTCTCAAGTGGCTTCCCAACAAGCCTGCAACGCTAGACTTCGTCCTGGTTGACGTACGACGGGCTGACCATGAG GGAGGTACCATTTCAGGGTCCTTAAACCTACCCGCGCAAAGCTTTTATCCCTCTCTTCCAACTGTATATTCTATTCTCAAACAAGCAAATGTGAAGAAAGTGATATTTTACTGTG GCTCGTCAAAGGGTCGCGGAACCCGTGCCGGAGGATGGTTGGCTGACTATCTCGCGGAACATGACTCCGCGGGGATGCAGAGTCTGGTTCTTGAAGGTGGAATTAAAGGCTGGGtaacagctggagaggaatATGTGAAATATGTGGACGGCTATGATGAGGCAGTCTGGAAGAAGCTGGGCGTGCTTTAG
- a CDS encoding uncharacterized protein (EggNog:ENOG410Q5HI~BUSCO:15301at33183) — translation MDSLSASEQRIFSNGMICAFEGLNSIKVDYEKLAAMSGLKNASVASVLFNKAKRKLVALQSNGDSGGPVKKAATPEKVTKRSTARKNTGKGKAKASEHAPIAAYPEASHASNGNGNTEPPVKKRGGGRRTAGNKIKNEEETKPGAPIDLINDSIKLEDGVGYSDMLSDFGETAIESTVYCEAEAPAPADEDDDDDTVMPKKEFDDN, via the exons ATGGATTCATTGTCTGCCAGTGAACAGCGCATCTTTAGCAATGGCATGATTTGCGCTTTTGAAGGCTTGAACAGTATCAAG GTTGACTACGAAAAACTAGCTGCTATGTCGGGCTTGAAGAATGCTTCTGTCGCATCAGTTCTTTTCAACAAGGCCAAGCGTAAACTTGTCGCGCTTCAGAGCAATGGCGACAGTGGCGGTCCCGTCAAGAAG GCTGCTACCCCCGAAAAAGTGACCAAACGCAGTACTGCTCGCAAGAATACCGGGAAAGGAAAAGCCAAGGCCTCGGAACATGCCCCGATTGCTGCCTATCCTGAAGCGTCCCATGCCTCGAATGGGAATGGGAACACAGAGCCCCCCGTTAAAAAACGTGGTGGAGGCAGACGCACTGCCGgcaacaaaataaaaaatgaAGAGGAAACCAAGCCAGGAGCGCCCATTGATCTTAT CAATGATAGCATCAAGCTTGAGGATGGTGTCGGATATAGCGACATGCTTAGCGATTTTGGTGAAACTGCTATTGAATCTACCGTCTACTGCGAGGCTGAAGCACCTGCACCCGCCGACGaggacgatgacgatgacacTGTCATGCCGAAGAAAGAATTCGATGACAACTAA